Genomic segment of Arachis stenosperma cultivar V10309 chromosome 4, arast.V10309.gnm1.PFL2, whole genome shotgun sequence:
GCCCATatgtcaatattttttatttgtattaacGAAATAAGCCTACATAGTATGTTAAACTGTTGATTCATCCATTAAAACCAACTAGGATtaacaaattttgtttttgttgggaGTCTCGTCATCTTTTAAGAATAATTATCAATGccgtttagtttttattatattttttaaatacattaGCTAAATTTACCGTATAAAACTaagaaatattagtattttttaaattgtttttacttataaaaattaaatagaagataTATTATTGATTAACGTGTcacataaatatattttaaggaGAGATCATTGACAGAAAAACTAACTAATCTTACAAAATTAAATATCTAGCTTCCTGGCTTTATTTTTCCATCGGGAATTTTATATGTAAAAAGTTCAATTATGTTTACTTTTATAAGCCATGCATGCTTATTCCTCTTTAAGGTGAATATTCATTCTTGGAAATGGatcctctcaattttttttaacaattgaagGAGTAAAGTGGGATCTCTTACCACTAATTTTTTGAGTGGGACCAAtaataaatatgagagagagaACAATGAAAGGttagagatcacactttacaaaagaaaaaaaaaatgatacacCCCTTTCACATCATCAAGGGGAATATACGATGGGTATACGGTAACCAAACAGTTATACGTTCTAACGTTGTTATCAAATAGCGCATAATTGATTActctccttttttcttttttttttttaacaagtgACTTTAATTGAAAATCAAAGCCAGCCCTGATGCAACATGAACATGACAATTATTGTTAAGATTCTTGGGAGATAAACAGCCCCAAAGCAATTACTGGTTATAAGTGGCTAAAAGAGAGTGAGTTCATTAAGTGTCATTTGCATCCTTGGGAGAGAAACAGCCCAAAATAACTGAAAAATATTTGTTCCCAGAATAATAAACTAACAACAATTTTACTGAGCTAACCCCTTGGGTCTATAGTTAGCAGAATTGATgttaccaatatgtacaaaaaatAAGTAGAAATGTTAATCAGTGAATCTTCTGATTCCTCTCCAACGCAACACAGATACGTCTCAGACAAGTCCCAGCACTCAAGGGCAATGCAGAAACTGCAAATATTCATATAACAGAAATCAGAAAGTAAGAAACTTGATTCTTGTAGCTATCTACCAACTAAGTGCTTGTTTGAGTACCATTAAGTtgttgaaaaaatatatatatattttttttaatgacaagatctttttgttttcattttttaacgtatttgataaatttttaatagtaataaaagtattagaaaaacaaaggattttttttttaaaatgctacaattacattttttttaaaaaaatctattttacttaagttaaaaatataaatacttaTTCGGATGCCATTAAgttgatagaaaaaaaatttcaatgaaaaatatctttttttaaggTGTTTAGCAAATTTCTgataataaaagtaaaagtcctagataaaaaaaatattttttaaaaagttacaatttacatctttttaaaaaaaaaaaaaaccatttttccgaaaaaaaataatgatgctttcacataataaataaacaaaaaatacttttatattgttaaaCTCAAACATAgttgatagataaaaagatctttttgcatcaaatatccaaatataaaattatttttacttttctaaaaaatcttttaaaaaaaaaataactcaaaaaatatcttttctttatAAGCTCACCTAAACAAGCcctaaatataattgataaataaaaagatctttttacatgaaatatccaaacataaaattatttttacttatgtaaaagattttttaaaaaaagatcactcgaaaaaatatcttttcttaaaaactcACCCAAATAAATCCTAACCTCGTAACAAAATCAGCATACCAGATTTTAGGACACCAAACAAACTATTCAATGCAATTATGGTTATCTAGCCAACATACAACCATAGATCCATAATGCATTCAATATCTAGAATGATATCAAGTCTACGCAACAAGCTCAAAGAAGCATAATGAGCAAAATAGATTGTAGTCACTTTTTCACTGAAGAACTAAGAATGTAAAACAGCACATGAATCCCTTGCAACACAAACCTGATATAAGATCATCAACATATTCAGCATCTATCTTTCCATGAGCCATTGCACCAACCTGCATAACAGAAGCTCACAAGTTAGTTAATGCCCCCAACAGAATCACATAATTGTCTTTATTTTGGTGGACAGGACACTGAGATGAGTCTGTGACTGAGACATAGACACAAAGTTGTATTTCGTTGTGGAGACATGGAAATAGATACTAAAATTTGTGTACCTCAAAAAGTGAGGACACTGGAGACACAACTTGCAGACACATATTACCTCTTGCTCCTCCCAGACCACCACCACCGCCAACTGCCAGATTGCTACCATCAGTAACCCTTTTGGCAAGATCCAATGGCTGAACACTTTTCCGGCAGTGGCCCAGCTAGGAGCAATCATGTCCACTTAATATATTTTTCCTTGTCCTCCCCTATCGCAAAACTAGTTAGCACTAAAGTTTGTGTCCATGTCCCTGTCTCTGTCTGTCGCTTTCATTTTGTTACCTAACACTGCCATAGGAAAATGTATACGAAAGCATTAAGCATACCACAAACACAAGGTTCTCATCATGATTGGCAGCGGCGACATAGTCATTAATTTGAACAGCCTTAGGGGAATTGACGGAAAGCCCTAAACAATAGAAAAGCTACATATaagaatttttataatattgATGAAAATATCAGCGGTTTAGATGAAGAAACTCACCAATCTTACGAGAGTTAACAGGTAAGTGTTTAGTTACAGGATTTTCAATTAGGCGCAAAAGTTTTCCACGATTACCCTTTGATTTGATGCTGAACTTTTGCAGTAGCTCAGCTATAATTACAATTAAAGATtcaagaaaataagaacaaattaggtacatgaatttgatgatgaacCATGATAACAAATGAGGAACGGAATAACAGATTTATTGGATATAAGAAGCTCACCCATCATGTTGCAAAAGCTTCCCAGAGTCTTTGGTATCTGGGTGTTTGCTTCAACTCGGATAAGTATTCCTTCATCAGTTTTAATGAATACACCATGTACCCTACCGGCCATGCAAAGCCTACTACCCATAATTTGAAGAAGGGCCTAAACATAATGTTTATAAAAGAaagttaaaaacagaaagaaaagaaaaaaaaaataaaacaatggcTTCTTGATAAAAGGGAAGAAAAAAGACAATAAAACACCCTATTAGATTAGATTAAATTCAAATCAAAATGAATGCAGTAAAAAAAGGTAAATATTCATAGAACAAAGGAACAATATTTATATCCAGCCAGGACAGAGGAATATGAACAGATCAACAACCAAAGCAAGGTTCTAGAGTTAGTCAATCACCCAACAGAGAGACAAAAGAGGGAGAATGGGGGTGGTCCTACTAACCTCATGCACAATATCAGGCCTATAATCATAAGGGTTCTTGTTTTTCCTTCGCAGGAAATTGGCATGCTCGTCTGGATTCAAAATCTGGTACCTCTGGAAGagttcacaaaataaaaatgaactTAAATATAGCATGCAAATTACAAAGTATTAGTTTCATTCATATCACTACTAAtctgaaaaagaaaacagaaCTGGAATTGAACTTGATAAGAAAAATGGAAGTAAATTAAACTAACAGAAGAGAGGCACGGAAATCTTTTCATTACAAGCCCAAATCAACTTTCAACTTTTtacatattataaaaatatataaaaagaatacCTTCCCAACATAAGCAGCAACCAGGGAGGCATTTTGAAGAACGAAATAGATTCCACCTTTTGATCCCCGGTAGCAAGGTGCTACAGGAATTCCTGCAAGCCCCATCATTGTAGTACCATCTTCTTTGGGCCCCATTGATTCATCACACTCCTGAAGCTTTGTCTATAAGAAAGAAAATCATACTTAAACTATTTATTATACCTTAGGATGTAAAAGCATAAATCAAGGCATACGACATACTATAGCAAGACAGAAAATAGCAGATGCAAATGTAATTTGTAAAATTctcacaaatttaaaatatcccATTTAAGGGAAAACCACCATTTTGGCACccgaaagaaagaaaaacactTGTGACCCCTGAAAGATCATAAAAGTTTGACAAACTTCACAAATTATGATCTCTTCACCATTGACATCAGCGGGCATGTTATGTATTGACATGGCACTATGCACATTATCCCTAATTAGCCCTAAATCATATTTGGTAAAGTTTGTGAAACTTTTATGATCTTTTAAGAGCCATGAATGTCTTCTTTCTCTTGAGAGCTAGTTTGCCGGAACCAGAATCTCCTGAGTGCTAAAATGGTAGTTTATCCTATATTTAATGAAACTTTTCAAGGAAAGAAAAGACACATTCCCCGAATAGAAAATAACTTCAGCCTTCACCTATGATAGGCTAGCCTGACCCACCCAGTCGATAAGTCAGGTATTTGGGATGGGTGGCAGCCAACTCTAGTCAGTGTTGATAGAGTAGAACACTGGGCCAGTTGTTTTAGGACAGCCACAGGCCTATATATCCTAAATGTTTAAAATTCTTCCTTTTGAATATGATTTATATTGGTACAGGTTAGCATCCAATATTCAAATTGAGTCCAAGCAACAATAATACAATGTTACAATAACACATTATACATCAAAATATATTAACTTAAACACAAATTGAATTAGATATCAAATACAAATGTAAATGTCCAGAGCACAAAGGATGGAATTGTGAGGGAGAAAATAACCTTTTTAATAAGACCCCCCTTGAGAGAAGGGTCTTCAAGGATCTTGTTACCATGATTCTCTTGCTCTTCCTCCTCCCAACATTGGGTTTCAGTTTGTTTTTTATCCCTCTTATGCTTCAGCTTACTGTTTGCACAAGGAGTGAACATCGCTACAATGAATCAAAAACATCCACCAATTAAGAAGAAGAGCTTATTtttcatgctcaagaagaagaagagcttATCTCCAACATCACACAATGCACATGCTTATTTTTCATTGAAAGAAGAAGAGCTTGTTACGATAGCTCAAGAtttaaatcaataaattaaagagaaaaCACATTGACTTCTACAATTTGCCCGAAATATAATCAAGGTTATGTCCAAGTATCAACATGACAATACTTGTATTTTCTTGGATGAAAATATTTTGCATGCTAAACATCCAATTTGGATAGAACCTAGACACTGAGCAACAAGTCATGAGACAAGATGGCAGCAGGAAAGGCACCAACATGCAACCGTACCTAAAATaaaaggtctcaagaaagagacataacatagaaaaaagCCAAATTATGCTTACCTCCCTTGAGGCTTACTGGTATTACACTTAATTACCTCTAATGTTTAACCTACTTACCAAAACCCTCCtataaatattttcaaaatgtcTAAATGACCTTTTTTCCTTCCTATCCATCGTGCCCTCAAAATTAGAAGACACAAATTTAGAACCAATTTTGATTCAACGCCACACTTCACCATCAACGCACAGTAAGatgtcaaaaatattttaaaagaaaacatagaaaaaaaGGCTATCCAAAAAGCATGCCATCCTGGAGCCAGTCCAGATTCTTCAACATCATCCACTTATTCCCAATTGTACACAAACATGTCTACTGAACATGAAAACCCAGGACACCAGCATTTAACCACAATATCCAGCTAAATCTGAATCCTTCAATAGAAAAGCTTCGTATTCGCAATCCAGGCACAGGCTATTAAAAGCAACTCTATTTCACAATATTTAGACTCACCAGATAGTTACAAATAAAGTCGGCTACGGGGAAACAGTGGCCAGCGAGAGAGAAACACGGAAGCTGATTTATAAAGTATTTCGATTTTCGATtatgatttttattaatttaaaatttatctttcCTTATTATTGTCTAGAGTTAGGGGTGGCAAAAGCCGGTCCGTCCCAACCCACCCTACCAATTAAAAGCAAGATTCTGAAAACCAAACCGGTCATCGAATCGTTTTAGTCACTGGTTTACTGGTCCAACCGGTCTAACCGTGGTTCAACCGAAAAAACCGTtccttaataaaataataaataaattataaataaacatcctAAGGTATCTTTCAAATTTAAAACCCTATATAACATATCACCAACTAAATGTAATTAATCATCAAAATACTCAAATACTTACAGCAAATATATTGGCAATTAACATAATTATACTTTCATTAAAAATAGTTGAATTGAATTGCAGTGCACAAGTTAAAGACAGAGAATATTGCCTTAATGTAGCTAAGTCAAAAAGTAAAACAAAACAGGCCCTTTTAATTCTTACGCTTGTAGGCTTCAATATAATCATTACCATACAAAGAAACTTTCTTGAAGGGATTTATGGCAACCAAAATAGGCCCTGCTTTTGTCTGAATTTTACAAGATATGATTAACAAggttaaattaaaagaatattttcAGTT
This window contains:
- the LOC130976212 gene encoding uncharacterized protein LOC130976212 isoform X1 — its product is MLFHCLIENKLKHKRDKKQTETQCWEEEEQENHGNKILEDPSLKGGLIKKTKLQECDESMGPKEDGTTMMGLAGIPVAPCYRGSKGGIYFVLQNASLVAAYVGKRYQILNPDEHANFLRRKNKNPYDYRPDIVHEALLQIMGSRLCMAGRVHGVFIKTDEGILIRVEANTQIPKTLGSFCNMMAELLQKFSIKSKGNRGKLLRLIENPVTKHLPVNSRKIGLSVNSPKAVQINDYVAAANHDENLVFVVGAMAHGKIDAEYVDDLISVSALPLSAGTCLRRICVALERNQKIH
- the LOC130976212 gene encoding uncharacterized protein LOC130976212 isoform X2, with the protein product MFTPCANSKLKHKRDKKQTETQCWEEEEQENHGNKILEDPSLKGGLIKKTKLQECDESMGPKEDGTTMMGLAGIPVAPCYRGSKGGIYFVLQNASLVAAYVGKRYQILNPDEHANFLRRKNKNPYDYRPDIVHEALLQIMGSRLCMAGRVHGVFIKTDEGILIRVEANTQIPKTLGSFCNMMAELLQKFSIKSKGNRGKLLRLIENPVTKHLPVNSRKIGLSVNSPKAVQINDYVAAANHDENLVFVVGAMAHGKIDAEYVDDLISVSALPLSAGTCLRRICVALERNQKIH